The following nucleotide sequence is from Paenibacillus odorifer.
TTTCCAGCTATAACAGTGCTGTAACGCTGCTTCAATTGAAGAATCCTACGGCCAGTGATATAACGTTGACGATGAAGGTTAAATCACCTTTCGTCTCAGCGGCTGAGGGTGATGAGCTGGTGGGTTACAGAGTGGCTGCTCCGCTAATGATAGGCAAAGCCGGGCAAAAGGTAGTTGAAGCGATGTCCTACGTGGATGTTCATCTGAGCGGAAACGGCATGAGTCCTTCCGGAAATGAACTGGTTAGAGAGATTACAGTGCCCGCTGGTGGCTCCGTTGACCAAAAGGTAGTCATGGGTTGGCTCGCGGATGAAATACCGGGCTCAAAGCTGCATTATGAGAGCTTTAAGGCTGCTGACAGCAATGACACAGCCTTCTCTGCACAGGTGCGGGAGTACAACGAGTGGTGGGCAGAGAACATTCCATATATCGATGTTCCCGATGAGAATGTGAAGAAGGTACTTTATTATCGTTGGTGGTGTAACCGCTTTAATTTGCTGGATGCCAACATTCCGGGCAATGACTGGCAGTTCCCAATGAACATGGAGGGCGTTCTCGGCTACAACAACGGGATTACGGTCAGTGTACCTTGGGCGATGCAGGATCTGAAATGGCTGCGTGATCCTTCCTACTTGTATGGAACCTGGCTGGCTCAAGGGGAATATTCCGAGAATAAGAATTATAAAAATAATCCCGGACGTCCTAACATCTGGACCTGGGATATGATGCAGAACACGTCGCAAGTAGGCTGGGACGCTTACAAGATTTACGGTGGTGGTCAGGAAATATTGAAGAAGTTTGCTGATTTTTCTGCGACTGATGTTACCGGCACACTTGAACATTTTAAAGGCACTAATCCAAATCTTGTTTATTATAACCATGGTCCGATTACAGGTAATGACGGAGATACCGTATCCATGCACTGGAATGGCAGTGGTAACTATGCCCGCCTGGATGGTTCTTCTACTACCTACGCCAATGCAGTGGCAACAGCGAAGATGTACGAGCAGCTTGGAGATACTGCGGGTGCAGCTAAAATGAACACTGTGGCGCAGAATATTAAGAATTCAATTCTGAATGAGATGTGGTACGACAAGGCTGACTTTGATGGTGACGGTGTGGCGGATACGAATGGTACCGGCAGCTTTTTGCACAAAAAAGTTGTGGGCGGTACCGATGTATTCAACCCTTGGCGGGATAATAACATGTTTGTCTTTAACTTTGGTGTAGTACCAACTGAAGGTGAAGAAGGATATGAGGCGAAATATTTATCTCAGTTGTCTGATTACGCAGATCCGAATTATTATCCGATCTTTCCTTTCTTTACAGCGGATCAGAACAGCATTATGAAGCGGGTAGAAGATTTCAAGAATGGCAAGACGGATGCCTTCGGTACAGACCAGTTCGCATGGTGTAACTTCGGCAACTATATTAATACCGTTCGTGCCTCTCTGCGCTATTATCCTATAGATAACATCAATAGTGACGTTTACAAAACACTGTTTGATTGGGGCGCTTGGTTGCATACAGTGGAACCGGGCAATACGGACCACCTGGACTCTAATGAATTTTTCTGGCTGGAGGATTACTTCTTCGGCACACCATGGACAAAAGACAATCCTCCTAACCCTAGCGGAGATATGGTACGGGCATGGATTCACCACGATACGCTTGGCATGATGAATTACACTGTAGTTGAAGATATGGCGGGTATTCAGCCACGGACAGATGACAAGATCGAGCTATGGCCGATTAATGTCGATTATGACTATTTTGCTGTAGATAACGTGCGTTACCATGATGCTAACTTATCTATCGTATGGCAGGATCCTGCTAAGTATAGTGACAATCCTCATTATCAAGGTATTCCAGTAGGTTATTCGCTCTTCATTAATGACGAACTCGTAATGACAACTAACGAAATGTCCCATCTGATTTATGATACAGCTACTGGCAAGGTGGAAAAACCTTCAGGGGATGTAACTGGGGCCGTTGGCGACAACTCGAAGACACAGGTGTTATATGAAAAAGGCAGTGCTACGACGCTTGCTGCGGCAGATCAAACATCCTTAGCCAGCAATGAGAAGACTGTCGACATGTTTAATAAAGCAGGCGTTGATATTGTTAATAACGGTACGAATCTGGCTGTTGCTTCAGGCACTACTGTTGAATCGACTTATATCAAGAGCGGTTCGAATATCCGCAACCTGGCGGACAATTCGACAATCGCATCAATTAATCATACGTCAAACACAGCTTTATTCGGCGGTTCTCCGAATTCTGTCGATACGGTTACGTTCAAATTTGATGGAGTCCAGGCTGTGGACAATGTAAAAGTCTATTTCTATAATGACCGGCTTCTGAACGGTTATGGTACACCACAGACATTTGGTGTCGAATATCAGGATGCTGATGGAAGCTGGAAACCAGTGGAGGGACAATTCCGCTATCCGGAATATATTGCTTCCAACTATAACAATGTGGAGTTCCAAAAGGTTAACACTGCAGCGATTCGCATTCATGTGACGCATCCGCTGGAACTTGCGACCGCCATCAAGGAGATTCAGATCTACAATAATAATCTGGAGGTTAAGGCGGCTGCCAATCAGGCACCAAAGGTTTATCTAGAAACACCATTGAAGGTTGAGCAAAATGTTCCTCTGACGATTATGCCGCAGATCGTTGATGATGGGTTGCCAAGTGGCAAGCTGACTTATACCTGGGAGAAGATTTCAGGTGAAGGAGAAGTAGAGGAGACAGGGCTTGATAAAGCCATGCTGCAAGCCACCTTTAAGACGACTGGTGAATACGAATACCGCCTGACTGTCAGCGATGGAGAACTGGAAACTGTCGTGAAGGTTCCAGTCACCGTATTTGTAGCTACTGCGGAACTGACAGAGATGATCGCGAAGTTTGCGGATCGGGATTCCGGCAGACTTGTCCGGAACAAGGATGATTTTACTGCGGCAACATGGCAAGAGCTGCAAGCTGCGCTGACTGCTGCCAAGGCATTGCTGGCTCAGGGAGAATATACGCTGGAAGAGATCAAGGTGGCAACGGATCAAATGCGGATGGCGGTGGATAACCTTAGATACAGAAATGCTGCCCTTTTGGCTGCCCCTAGTGCCTCATACACTTCGGCATGGGAGTCTGTGTATGGCATTAATGATGGTTATATCCCTTATACTTCAGCAAGTATTTACAATAGCGAAGCAGAAACTCAGTATGGGAACTGGGGCGGTCCCGGTGAAAGCCACTGGCTGCAACTGACCTGGAAAGAGCCCGTGACTTTGTCAGGCAGCTCCGTGTACTTCTATGATGATGAAGGCGGTGTGCAGGTACCGGGAGATTACAACTTCGAATATTGGGATAAGGATGCTGGAAAATATGTACCGGTAACGGGCTTGAGCGAGAAAGGCAAAGCAAGAAATGCATTTAACGAGATAACCTTTGACGAGGTGAAGACGGATAAACTCCGTTTGATTCTTAATAAGCAGTCCACCAGTATTTGGACAGGCGTTAAGGAATGGCGGGCTATTTCGTCTAAGCCAGAAGGAGAAGTTCCTGCTCCCGGCGACCATGGTGCGATTGTGAGCATTGAACAGATTGCGGTGAGTACGACAGTTAACGTCGTGCCTACGCTTCCAGCTAAGGTTACAGTAACTTACGCCGATAAAACGACAGGCTTGGCAAGTGTGGTATGGGAGGAAATTCCCCTTAACAAACTCACCATTGCTACAGACTTCACTATATTTGGTAAAGTGGCGGGCACCGATATTGCTGCCAGCTGCCGCATCAGTGTGAGGTACGATAAATCTAAACTTAAAGCAGCCATTGATACAGCGGAAGATCCTTCGGTAAATGAAGAGAATTATACCGGAACGCTTGAGCAATGGGAGGCACTACGCATTGCACTAGAGGCTGCTAAAGCCACTTATGCAAATGACGGTGCTACCGATGGTGATATTAATGTGGCATATTCCAATTTGAAAAATGCCTTTGAAGCCTTACAGCCTGTCGAAGCTCATGATGCAACGATCAGCGGAATCACAATTCCGGGCGGATCTATTGATCAGGTAGCCAAAGAAATTATTTTACCGGATACGACTACGCTTGATGAGCTGAAGGAAGGACTTACTGTTCCGGTAGGGGTTACCTTCGCTGTGTACGAACCCGATAGCATTACTATTGCGGGAGAAATCCAAACGGGTTACAAGGTCATTGTGACAGCACTGGATAAAACAACGACCAGAACGTATACCTTAACATTGGTTTCTGTAAATCCGCCTCTCATAACGGCACCTTTGGAAGAGAAGCTTAGAGCAATAGAAGCTTTGGATAAGAGCCTTTATGTAGAGGAGAGCTGGAATACTCTTGAGAAAGAAGTAGCACGAGCAGTGATATTGCTGGAGAGTGGGACTGCCACTCAGGCAGACATTGATGAGGCATTAAGTCAGCTTAATGCGGCGGTTGCGGGCCTGAAGTTGCTTTCAGAAGCTACGCCAACACCTACGCCAACATCAACACCTGTACCGACAGCGACACCAACGCCAACGTCAACACCAAAACCAACAGAGGCACCGGGTACTTATGTGCCGGTAGCTACGGCCAAACCGTCTCCTAGCGCGTCTGCGATAGCCCCTGCTGTAAGCAGTGGTAAAATCGTGGTCCAGACGGTCATCGGAGCAGATGGAAAAGCATTGGCTGAACTCACTGCCGCAGATGTTGAAAAGGCAGCTAAAGATGCAAAGGATGGTATTCTGTCCATTGTCGTGAATCCTGCCGGAAACGCGAAACAAATTGTAATTGAGCTGCCACTGCAGTCACTGGCAGCAGCGGGAAATGTTAAATCCCTCAAGATTGATACAGGAACAGCAAGCATAATGCTGCCGGAAAGTTTCTTGAAGACTTACACAGATGCTAAGAACGGCAAACTTAAGCTTATTGTGGGCACTGGAGATGTATCCGGATTGCCACTGTCTGTAAGCAGTCAGTTGAATGCTGGTACAATTAAAGACATCAGTCTTAGCGTAGACGGTGTGGTTATTCCGAGTGATGTTCTGAAGACATCGGGGGTCAAGCTGGCACTTCCTTATACGCTGAAGTCTGGTGAGAAAGCTCATAAAGTAGTGGTTTATTACTTGAACAGTAATCAGCAACTAGAGATCGTTAAGAACGGAAGATTTAATACAGGAACACAGATGCTTGAGTTAACTTTGCCGCAGCTTGGCAGTTATGTAGTGGTTCACTCGAATGTTTCATTCAAAGATATCGCTACAGCTAATTGGGCGTTAAACAGCATTGAAGCACTCGCAGCACGAGGTGCAATCGAAGGGATGGATGCTGAACACTTTAATCCAAATGGAAATGTAACCCGTGCAGAATTCATCAAAATATTGATGAACGCTTTTGATTTACTAGATGAGACGGCTGTAAGCACATTTACAGACGTTAAGGATGGGGCATGGTATGCCAGTCCGATTGCGAGCGCTCAAAAGCTCGGCATTGTTAAAGGCAAAGCGGATGACAACTTTGGTGCAAGCGAGGAGATTACTCGTCAGGAAATGGCAGTCATGATTTATCGTTTGGCTCAGACGATTAATATCCCATTGACTGCCGGAACAAAGGCTTCTGGTGAAGCATTCTCTGATGTGAATCAGTTGTCTGCGGATGCAGCCAAAGCTGTAGAAGCGATGCGTATTAGTGGAATTATTAACGGTATGACATCCAACCAATTTGGGCCAAACGGTAAGGCTACAAGAGCGCAAGCAGCGACAGTGATCTTCCGCCTGTTTGAGCAGCTTCAATAATCGTGCAGCAATAAAAAACACAGGTGTCCTAGTCATGCCAATGACTGGTGGGGTACCTGTGTTTTTTTGCTGCTGACCGTATGTCCCGAACGCCAGCTTTATTAGTTCAAAGCTGCTAGCTCAAAGGTGCCAGCCCCAAACGCCTAACTCAAAGTTGCTGGCTCAGAGATGCCAGTGCCAAACGCATAGAACAAGCTGGCAACCCCTAAGGCCTAACTCAAAGTTGCTAGCATAGAGATACCAGCCTCAAACGTCTAGATCGAAGTTGCTATCTCAGAGCTGACAACTCAAAAACACCTAATCACATGCTCGTATCCCCCATGCTCTTAAAACAAACTTTGCTTCATGGTATGTCATTTGCACGCAAGAGATCGCTAACGGACCCAGTAGCCGCTAAACACAGCATTTATCGACTTTTGGCTTGCTATCGGACTCCATAGTAGCTATTGGCATGAAAAACGCCCAATATGAGCCTCTTTTGATAAAATAGCTGCACTGGAGTCCGAAAATGTGCCAAAAAGGAGATAAATGAGCAAATAACGCCTCCTGAGTCCGTAAGTGCCTGAGGATGCAAGTGGTGTTATCGCGGCTAAGTCCGTAAGTGTCTGAGGATGTGTTCGGTGTTATTGTGCTAGGTCCGTAAGCTCCCCGGGGAGAGGGTGTTTTGGCGCTAACGGACCCAGTAGCCCCTAAACGTAGCATTTATCGACTTTTGGCGTACTATCGGACCCCATAGTCACTATTGGCATGAAAAACGCCCGGTTTGAGCCACTTTTGATGAGATAGCTGCACTGGAGTCCGAAACTGTTCGCAAAAGGCAATAAATGAGCAAATAACGCCTCCTGAGTCCTTAAGTGCCTGTGGATGTATTCGGTGTTATCGTCCTAGATCCGTAAGCGCCTGAGGATGTATTTGGTGTTATTGTGCGAGGTCCGTAAACCCCAAGGGATGAGTGTGATTCGGCGGTAACGGACCCAGTAGCCCCTAAACGTTGCATTTATGGACTTTTGGCGTGCTATCGGTCCTCAGAGTCGCTATTGGCATGAAAAACGCCCGGTTTGAGCCACTTTTGATGAGATAGCTGCACTGGAGTCCGAAACTATGCCAAAAAGGCGATAAATGAGCAAATAACGCCTCCTGAGTCCGTAAGCGCCTGAGGATGTATTTGGTGTTATCGTGCCTGAGTCCATAAGCGTCTGAGGATGTATGCGGTGTTACGTGCCTGAGCCGAAAGCGTCTGAGGATATATGCGGTGTTATCGTGCCTGAGTCCATAAGCGTCTGAGGATGTACTCGGTGTTACGTGCCTGAGCCGAAGCGCCTGAAGATGTACCCGGTGAGTCACTATTGGCATGACCCCAAGGGCTGATTGGGTTACTTACCTGCCGAACCCGGCGTATGGAGTAGTCTCGTTTCTTTCTTGTTGATCCCTTTTCAGTATAATTTTGGCGGATAGGATTTGGAGAGACGGGGGATAATTTCTAGGAAACCTAATTCTGACAGGAGTGACTACTGTGGAGGAACGGCCAGCAGGTGGAAACAGCAATACGTCTCAAAAAAACACAAAATCTGAGCAGACTCTGAGTACGTCACTGGATGAAATGATGACTTTGTTTCGAAACATATTCAAGGACGATGAAACGCTTAGAATCAGAGTGTTTAGCAACATGTTTACTGATAGTCTTCGCTTTGGGTTAGTCTATGTTGACGGAATGGTTGACAAGCATTTGATCCAGGAAGGGATTATTAAGCCTGTTATGGCTTTTGATTTTACCAAAAAGAATTGTGACAATAAAGCCGAGCTGATGGAGAACATCCGGACGCAGGTCATTAGCATTAGTGATGTGGTCGCCTCTGAAGATTTTGATGAAATGATTTATTCGATTATAGCTGGCAAGACCTTACTGCTGATAGACGGCTTTGCGGGTGTTCTGAACATTGGGGCACAGGGTTGGGAGACGAAAGCTCTTGCGGAACCGGTGACCGAAAAAAGTGTCAAAGGTCCAAGGGAAGGATTTACGGAATCACTGTTAGTGAATCTCACTCTTATTCGTCGCAGGGTGCAAGACTCCGAGTTAAAGTTTGTTTTTAGTTCACTGGGAACACGTTCCAAAACACCGATATGTATCTGTTATATGGAGAGCTTGGCATCACCGGCTATTCTCAAAGAATTACAGAATCGAATTGAACAGATTGACATAGATCTTATTCTGGACACGGCATCTCTGGCGGAATTAATTAGAGACGAACCCTATTCGCCCTTTGAGATGACAGGAAGTACAGAGCGCCCGGATGCCGTAGTCAGTAACATGATGGAGGGCAGAGTTGCCGTGCTTATAGAAGGCAGCCCGTTTGCAATGACCGTTCCCTATCTATTTGTAGAGAATTTTCAAGCCAGCTCGGATTATTACATTAACTTTTATTTTGGTTCGTTCAATCGAATGTTAAGAGTTTTTGGAGCTTTTTTGTCGATCAGTATTCCTGCTCTTTACGTAGCTTTAGTTACCTATAGCCAGGAAATGATCCCCACCATGTTGTTGCTCAGTATTTCTACAGCAAGAGTAGCAGTCCCTTTTCCTACAATAGTAGAGGCGCTATTCATGTTAACTATTTTTGAAATATTAAGAGAGGCGGGCGAGCGGATACCTACCTATATAGGGCAGGCTATCAGTATCGTAGGCGCTCTCGTGTTAGGACAAGCGGCAGTGGAGGCCAGAATAGTGAGTGCTCCAATGATTATTGTAGTCGGTTTAACAGGGATCATGACGCTACTTAATCCTAGGTTGACCGGTCCTTTAATTATCGTAAGAACATTGCTGCTGGGTGCGAGTTTTTTCCTGGGGATATACGGATATTTTCTTGGAATGCTTGGTTTAGTAGTACATTTGATGAGTTTGCGCAGCTTTGGGGTTCCATACATGCTTGAAGTAGGCTCTATCCGTCCTCAGGACATTAAAGATACAGCGATCAGGGCACCGTGGTGGCATATGTATCTGCGTCCGGCGTTGATTGGGGCACGAAATATGAGGAGAAAAGGCTCCAATAAAGTAAGGAGAAGACCATGAGCAAGCTGAAAAGGATACTTCTGATTGTTATATCCATGATGCTTCTGATCTGCAATACAGGCTGCTGGAACTACTTTGAAATTGACGATATGTCGATTGTTGCTGGGGTCGCAATTGATAAGGGAAAAAAAGACGGTCAGTTATTGGTAACGACAGAAATTGTAGATACGAAGGAAGGGTTGAAATCAAGTCAGGCTGGTTTCAAAATGATTACGCTCGCGGGCGAGACCATGTTTGATATTGTGCGGGGGATGATCTCGATTACTGGAAAAAAGTTATTTTGGAGCCATTCTAAGGCGATTATCCTCAGTGAGGAGATTGCAAGGGAGGGAGTCACCAAAGTAATTGATTGGTACAACAGGGATACGGAAACCCGATCAGATGTGTATATCTTTGTCGCTAAAGACAAACCGGCTCAAGAAATCATAAGCCTAAGTAGTTCAACTGAGAGTATTATGTCTTACGCACTTGCACAGCAGATGAGAACTGAGAAGAATGTCAGCACAGCGCCTGTTGTGGAAATCTGGGACTTCATTGACAAGCTTGAGGCTTCTGGAGAATATGCTATCGCTCCGTTAATTTATGTCCATGAACAAAATAAGATGAAGAATGCACGAGTTAGCGGAACAGCTATATTCAAAATGGATAAAATGATCGGTATGATCAGTGGCGAAGAAACGAAATACATGCTGTTTGCCAACAATCAAATCCAGGGAGGTGTGTTAATCGTAAAGGATGAAAGTGGAGAGCCTAACTTTTCGCTCGAGATTTTATCCAATCGCACAAAAATAAAACCTGTATGGGTAAATGGTAAGCTCCAAATAAAACTTAATACACTGACACATGCCGGATTGGACGAGGTCAAATCTTCGGGCGAATTCAATAGTCTGGACAGCAAGAAGACGATAGAAAGGTGGGCTGAAAAAGAACTAGAAGAGCAGATTTTCTCAGTTATTCATAAGGTTCAGAAGGATTACCATGCAGATATTTTTGGGTTTGGAGAGCTCCTTCATGAGAAAATGCCGCGGACCTGGGAGAAAATCGAGAAAAACTGGGTGAAAGAATTTTCCAACGTAGAAGTAGTAGTGAATTCCAAGGTGATTATTGAGAACAGTGCACAAACGACAAGGTCTATCAAGATTCATCAAAAATAGGTGATAATATTGGTTGTGGTGGTCATGTTTATCTATGTAGTAATTGTTTTAATTGATCCTTATGGTCTGTGGAAGCAGGGGATGAAGCGGGATTTTTATGTTTCTTCTGCATTATGTCTAATTTCATTCTGTATTGCCTTTGCATTGGCAATGAGATGGTCGATTCCTAGTCCGTCACCATTCCTTGTGTATTGGATCAAGAAGCTATTCTAGGTATTAGCCTAAAGGGAGAATAGAGTATGAATAAAGAGATCATATCAACAGGGCATGCTATTAGTATTGCTGTCTTATTTATTATGGGGACTTCAATATTTATGGGCGTACCGGGACAATCCGGTAACAGTAACTGGATCGCCGTATTGTTAGCTATGGTGCTGGTTGCCCCACTTTTGCTGATATATGCCAGACTCCACGTCCTATTACCGGGTAAGGATCTATTTGATATGTTGATTACCGTGTTTGGCGGAATCCTGGGTCGAATCATCTCCACTCTCTATATATGGTATTCCTTTCATTTGGGGGCACTAATTATTAGAAACTTTGGAGAATTCAGTCGCACAATTACCTTAACGGATACCCCTATGTTAGCACCTATGATATGTCTGGGACTATTGTGTGTTTGGGTGGTTAAGGCGGGGATTGAAGTGATGGGGAGAAGCGCTAAGCTCCTGTTGCTGTTTGCTGTATTTGTTAATTTAGTACTGATAACACTCGCCTTTTCCAGACTGGAATATCATCATTTACTTCCTCTGTTGGACAAAGGCTGGCAGCCTTTATTAAGCGACACTCTGGGTACTTTTTCTTTTCCATTTGCGGAGATTGTAATATTTCTGGGAGCATTCAGTAATTTATCGGACAAGAGCTCAATACGGAAGATATTATTTGGTAGTCTAGTAATTTCAGGGGTGATTATCATTATGGCTACTTTGCGTAACCTGTTGATGCTGGGTCCTGAAGTTCTATCCAGTTTATATTTTCCCGCTTATGTGTCTGCTGGCCGTATTAATGTAGGTGATTTTCTGACCCGAATTGAAGGTTCATCGGCAGTTGCTTTTGTAATCACTACTTTTATCAAGACAAGTTTATGTCTGTATGTAGCGAGTAGTGGGATAGCAAAAGTACTCAAGCTCAAGAGTTACCGCTCTGTTGTGCTTCAGATGGGACTACTCATGATCTATTTTGCGGATTTTGTGTACAAGGATATTATGGAAATGTACTATTTTTCTTACCATATTTATAAAATATACGCCTTTCCTTTTCAGGTGATTATTCCACTGATGTTATGGATTTGCGCTGAAATTGTTGTGAGCCGGCGTAAAAATAAACAGCTAGCGCCGCAGTTGCAGCAATAGCTC
It contains:
- a CDS encoding S-layer homology domain-containing protein — encoded protein: MTSHKWPRRASVAALCAAVVLNAGIVPVSANYTTDFYHEGVGTDYGQAKWKDNSIVKEGVNFSDVTVGEMMQAIEAFDFEAFAKDNSDLPWLDALLVNEGVIPDDVNDEVSANTLFSRGSALYMKTQDNTKLGFVGTVHYADTLNKDTMYNITLSTGDLAEQKNVRKNYPSHENQTYTSGGLEINQRKFISSYNSAVTLLQLKNPTASDITLTMKVKSPFVSAAEGDELVGYRVAAPLMIGKAGQKVVEAMSYVDVHLSGNGMSPSGNELVREITVPAGGSVDQKVVMGWLADEIPGSKLHYESFKAADSNDTAFSAQVREYNEWWAENIPYIDVPDENVKKVLYYRWWCNRFNLLDANIPGNDWQFPMNMEGVLGYNNGITVSVPWAMQDLKWLRDPSYLYGTWLAQGEYSENKNYKNNPGRPNIWTWDMMQNTSQVGWDAYKIYGGGQEILKKFADFSATDVTGTLEHFKGTNPNLVYYNHGPITGNDGDTVSMHWNGSGNYARLDGSSTTYANAVATAKMYEQLGDTAGAAKMNTVAQNIKNSILNEMWYDKADFDGDGVADTNGTGSFLHKKVVGGTDVFNPWRDNNMFVFNFGVVPTEGEEGYEAKYLSQLSDYADPNYYPIFPFFTADQNSIMKRVEDFKNGKTDAFGTDQFAWCNFGNYINTVRASLRYYPIDNINSDVYKTLFDWGAWLHTVEPGNTDHLDSNEFFWLEDYFFGTPWTKDNPPNPSGDMVRAWIHHDTLGMMNYTVVEDMAGIQPRTDDKIELWPINVDYDYFAVDNVRYHDANLSIVWQDPAKYSDNPHYQGIPVGYSLFINDELVMTTNEMSHLIYDTATGKVEKPSGDVTGAVGDNSKTQVLYEKGSATTLAAADQTSLASNEKTVDMFNKAGVDIVNNGTNLAVASGTTVESTYIKSGSNIRNLADNSTIASINHTSNTALFGGSPNSVDTVTFKFDGVQAVDNVKVYFYNDRLLNGYGTPQTFGVEYQDADGSWKPVEGQFRYPEYIASNYNNVEFQKVNTAAIRIHVTHPLELATAIKEIQIYNNNLEVKAAANQAPKVYLETPLKVEQNVPLTIMPQIVDDGLPSGKLTYTWEKISGEGEVEETGLDKAMLQATFKTTGEYEYRLTVSDGELETVVKVPVTVFVATAELTEMIAKFADRDSGRLVRNKDDFTAATWQELQAALTAAKALLAQGEYTLEEIKVATDQMRMAVDNLRYRNAALLAAPSASYTSAWESVYGINDGYIPYTSASIYNSEAETQYGNWGGPGESHWLQLTWKEPVTLSGSSVYFYDDEGGVQVPGDYNFEYWDKDAGKYVPVTGLSEKGKARNAFNEITFDEVKTDKLRLILNKQSTSIWTGVKEWRAISSKPEGEVPAPGDHGAIVSIEQIAVSTTVNVVPTLPAKVTVTYADKTTGLASVVWEEIPLNKLTIATDFTIFGKVAGTDIAASCRISVRYDKSKLKAAIDTAEDPSVNEENYTGTLEQWEALRIALEAAKATYANDGATDGDINVAYSNLKNAFEALQPVEAHDATISGITIPGGSIDQVAKEIILPDTTTLDELKEGLTVPVGVTFAVYEPDSITIAGEIQTGYKVIVTALDKTTTRTYTLTLVSVNPPLITAPLEEKLRAIEALDKSLYVEESWNTLEKEVARAVILLESGTATQADIDEALSQLNAAVAGLKLLSEATPTPTPTSTPVPTATPTPTSTPKPTEAPGTYVPVATAKPSPSASAIAPAVSSGKIVVQTVIGADGKALAELTAADVEKAAKDAKDGILSIVVNPAGNAKQIVIELPLQSLAAAGNVKSLKIDTGTASIMLPESFLKTYTDAKNGKLKLIVGTGDVSGLPLSVSSQLNAGTIKDISLSVDGVVIPSDVLKTSGVKLALPYTLKSGEKAHKVVVYYLNSNQQLEIVKNGRFNTGTQMLELTLPQLGSYVVVHSNVSFKDIATANWALNSIEALAARGAIEGMDAEHFNPNGNVTRAEFIKILMNAFDLLDETAVSTFTDVKDGAWYASPIASAQKLGIVKGKADDNFGASEEITRQEMAVMIYRLAQTINIPLTAGTKASGEAFSDVNQLSADAAKAVEAMRISGIINGMTSNQFGPNGKATRAQAATVIFRLFEQLQ
- a CDS encoding GerAB/ArcD/ProY family transporter; translation: MNKEIISTGHAISIAVLFIMGTSIFMGVPGQSGNSNWIAVLLAMVLVAPLLLIYARLHVLLPGKDLFDMLITVFGGILGRIISTLYIWYSFHLGALIIRNFGEFSRTITLTDTPMLAPMICLGLLCVWVVKAGIEVMGRSAKLLLLFAVFVNLVLITLAFSRLEYHHLLPLLDKGWQPLLSDTLGTFSFPFAEIVIFLGAFSNLSDKSSIRKILFGSLVISGVIIIMATLRNLLMLGPEVLSSLYFPAYVSAGRINVGDFLTRIEGSSAVAFVITTFIKTSLCLYVASSGIAKVLKLKSYRSVVLQMGLLMIYFADFVYKDIMEMYYFSYHIYKIYAFPFQVIIPLMLWICAEIVVSRRKNKQLAPQLQQ
- a CDS encoding Ger(x)C family spore germination protein; translated protein: MSKLKRILLIVISMMLLICNTGCWNYFEIDDMSIVAGVAIDKGKKDGQLLVTTEIVDTKEGLKSSQAGFKMITLAGETMFDIVRGMISITGKKLFWSHSKAIILSEEIAREGVTKVIDWYNRDTETRSDVYIFVAKDKPAQEIISLSSSTESIMSYALAQQMRTEKNVSTAPVVEIWDFIDKLEASGEYAIAPLIYVHEQNKMKNARVSGTAIFKMDKMIGMISGEETKYMLFANNQIQGGVLIVKDESGEPNFSLEILSNRTKIKPVWVNGKLQIKLNTLTHAGLDEVKSSGEFNSLDSKKTIERWAEKELEEQIFSVIHKVQKDYHADIFGFGELLHEKMPRTWEKIEKNWVKEFSNVEVVVNSKVIIENSAQTTRSIKIHQK
- a CDS encoding spore germination protein, translating into MEERPAGGNSNTSQKNTKSEQTLSTSLDEMMTLFRNIFKDDETLRIRVFSNMFTDSLRFGLVYVDGMVDKHLIQEGIIKPVMAFDFTKKNCDNKAELMENIRTQVISISDVVASEDFDEMIYSIIAGKTLLLIDGFAGVLNIGAQGWETKALAEPVTEKSVKGPREGFTESLLVNLTLIRRRVQDSELKFVFSSLGTRSKTPICICYMESLASPAILKELQNRIEQIDIDLILDTASLAELIRDEPYSPFEMTGSTERPDAVVSNMMEGRVAVLIEGSPFAMTVPYLFVENFQASSDYYINFYFGSFNRMLRVFGAFLSISIPALYVALVTYSQEMIPTMLLLSISTARVAVPFPTIVEALFMLTIFEILREAGERIPTYIGQAISIVGALVLGQAAVEARIVSAPMIIVVGLTGIMTLLNPRLTGPLIIVRTLLLGASFFLGIYGYFLGMLGLVVHLMSLRSFGVPYMLEVGSIRPQDIKDTAIRAPWWHMYLRPALIGARNMRRKGSNKVRRRP